One Thermicanus aegyptius DSM 12793 DNA segment encodes these proteins:
- a CDS encoding type II toxin-antitoxin system prevent-host-death family antitoxin: protein MPNIKPISDLRNYNEVLRDITIGEPVFLTKNGRGKYVIVDIHEYEKLKASLKLMSQLAQGELSGKEKGWMTIEEVEAELGIDDV from the coding sequence ATGCCAAACATTAAACCCATATCCGATTTAAGGAATTACAACGAAGTCCTGCGGGACATTACCATAGGTGAACCGGTCTTTTTAACTAAAAATGGCAGAGGAAAATATGTTATAGTTGATATCCATGAATATGAGAAATTAAAGGCTTCGTTAAAGCTGATGTCACAGCTCGCCCAAGGAGAACTGTCTGGAAAAGAGAAAGGATGGATGACTATAGAGGAAGTGGAAGCAGAACTGGGGATTGATGATGTATAA
- a CDS encoding type II toxin-antitoxin system RelE/ParE family toxin: protein MYKLKISPEAKDDLAEIKEYISKELCNPQAAKNLVSKITEKIRGLAEHPGMGAPLSSILDIQIDYRFLVCDNYLIFYRYEDGIVFVSRILYGRRDYTRILFGESTASNNSS from the coding sequence ATGTATAAACTGAAAATTTCGCCAGAAGCTAAAGATGATTTAGCAGAAATTAAGGAGTACATCTCTAAGGAACTTTGCAACCCACAGGCAGCTAAAAATCTTGTGTCTAAAATCACCGAAAAGATTCGTGGGTTGGCGGAACATCCCGGAATGGGCGCGCCGTTATCTTCTATCCTAGATATACAGATAGACTATCGTTTCCTTGTTTGTGACAATTACTTGATATTTTACAGATACGAAGATGGAATTGTATTCGTGTCAAGAATCTTATACGGTAGGCGAGATTATACGCGTATTTTGTTCGGTGAATCCACTGCATCTAACAATTCATCATGA